The Castor canadensis chromosome 13, mCasCan1.hap1v2, whole genome shotgun sequence genome has a window encoding:
- the Dmac1 gene encoding distal membrane-arm assembly complex protein 1, with protein MGSSLSGPFEPLKVAEPPEGSVPANSAPQDTSEERPAQAPIFNNCWSCRLLSGSGLIGAGTYVYLVARRPMKLGYAPGPGAIAQMVIGISIACWGVVILADPKGKAYRVV; from the exons ATGGGTTCTTCATTGTCCGGGCCTTTTGAGCCTCTCAAGGTCGCTGAACCTCCCGAAGGCTCCGTCCCTGCCAACTCTGCTCCCCAAGATACATCCGAAGAGCGTCCCGCGCAAGCACCCATATTTAATAACTGCTGGAGTTGTCGCTTGCTCTCCGGGTCGGGACTGATAGGGGCGGGTACTTACGTGTACTTGGTGGCACGGAGGCCCATGAAGCTGGGATACGCCCCAGGTCCAGGAGCTATTGCGCAGATGGTCATCGGCATCA GCATTGCCTGTTGGGGAGTTGTTATCCTGGCAGACCCCAAAGGAAAGGCCTACCGCGTTGTTTGA